Proteins found in one Planococcus citri chromosome 2, ihPlaCitr1.1, whole genome shotgun sequence genomic segment:
- the LOC135835117 gene encoding speckle-type POZ protein B-like isoform X17, whose translation MSSSFCGSGYLSNGYKTEIHSDEATCVWTITDFDFHEAKGEHLFSPPFPSVKNDQIKWYLELQPNGETDAKDSVGLYICLSKLSSFESSKKIFAKVTFHILNSENVEEAKLPFGTVKEFSHPDIDISGWGFGDFIKKDKKFRNKLLLNNTLRIRCEVKFSDMDNITSGPHQYDFGIEMPECNLSENFASLFKNQTLTDVVLSVNGKEYRAHKAVLAARSPVFCAMFTHSTKENELNRVDIEDINETVMEEMLKYIYTGKCNDLDELAEGLLAAADKYDLCQLKMMCAKTLSERLSVDNAASVLGLADMHGVKELKDKVIKFIASKPTEVLRTEGWKNIRSNFELADEVCLAIAQR comes from the coding sequence ATGTCATCGAGTTTTTGTGGTTCAGGTTACCTATCGAATGGATATAAAACAGAAATCCATTCCGATGAAGCAACGTGCGTTTGGACGAtaactgattttgattttcacgaGGCCAAAGGCGAGCATTTATTTTCACCTCCGTTTCCATCTGTTAAGAATGATCAAATTAAATGGTACTTGGAACTTCAGCCTAACGGTGAAACCGATGCAAAAGATTCTGTCGGTTTGTATATCTGTCTAAGTAAACTCAGCAGTTTTGAaagcagcaaaaaaatattcgctaAAGTTAcgtttcatattttaaatagCGAAAATGTAGAAGAAGCCAAGCTACCTTTCGGCACCGTTAAAGAATTTTCTCATCCTGACATTGACATCAGTGGTTGGGGTTTCGGagatttcattaaaaaagatAAGAAGTTTAGAAACAAGTTGCTATTGAATAACACATTAAGGATTCGTTGTGAAGTGAAGTTTTCTGATATGGACAACATCACGAGTGGTCCTCATCAATATGACTTTGGTATTGAAATGCCCGAATGTAACCTCTCTGAAAACTTTGCGTCATTATTTAAAAACCAAACGTTAACGGACGTTGTCCTTTCGGTGAATGGTAAAGAGTATCGGGCCCATAAGGCTGTATTAGCTGCTCGTAGTCCAGTTTTCTGCGCCATGTTCACCCACAGTACAAAAGAAAACGAGCTCAATCGAGTGGATATTGAAGACATTAACGAAACAGTCATggaagaaatgttgaaatacaTTTACACCGGGAAATGTAATGATTTGGATGAATTAGCTGAAGGATTATTGGCAGCAGCCGATAAATACGATTTGTGtcaattgaaaatgatgtgCGCCAAGACATTGTCCGAAAGATTGTCCGTTGATAATGCAGCGAGTGTTTTGGGATTGGCAGATATGCACGGCGTCAAAGAACTTAAAGACAAAGTGATCAAATTTATCGCTTCGAAACCTACCGAAGTGTTGCGTACGGAAGGCTGGAAGAatattcgatcaaattttgagcttgcCGATGAAGTGTGCTTAGCTATAGCTCAGCGATGA
- the LOC135835117 gene encoding speckle-type POZ protein B-like isoform X12 yields MSSSFCGSDYLSNGYKTEIHSDEAMCVWTVTDFDFHEAKGEKLFSPPFPSVKNDQIKWYLELYPNGTNDAKDSVGLYIRLSKLSSFENSKKIFAKPTFIIFNSENKEEAKRSFSTVEEFSHPDIDISGWGFGEFIKKDKKFRNKLLLNNTLRIRCEVKFSDMDNITTGPHQYDFGIEMPECDLSENFASFFENRTFTDVVLSVNGKEYPAHKTVLAARSPVFCAMFKHSTKESELNRVEIVDINEAVVEEMLKYVYTGKCEVSDELVEGLLAAADKYDLGRLKIMCAKKLIEGLSVENATNVLILADMHHHEDLNRKTIKFIVANFAQVLNTVGWRNIILSNPQLVTEVCQAVALNP; encoded by the coding sequence ATGTCATCGAGTTTTTGTGGTTCAGATTACCTATCGAATGGATATAAAACAGAAATCCATTCCGATGAAGCAATGTGCGTTTGGACGGtaactgattttgattttcacgaGGCCAAaggcgaaaaattattttcacctcCGTTTCCATCTGTTAAGAATGATCAAATTAAATGGTACTTGGAACTTTATCCTAACGGTACAAACGATGCAAAAGATTCTGTCGGTTTGTACATCCGTTTGAGTAAACTCAGCagttttgaaaacagcaaaaaaatattcgcgaaacccacatttatcattttcaatagCGAAAATAAAGAAGAAGCCAAGCGATCTTTCAGCACCGTTGAAGAATTTTCTCATCCCGACATTGACATCAGTGGTTGGGGTTTCGGagaattcattaaaaaagaTAAGAAGTTTAGAAACAAGTTGCTATTGAACAACACATTAAGGATTCGTTGTGAAGTGAAGTTTTCTGATATGGACAATATCACGACTGGTCCTCATCAATATGACTTTGGTATTGAAATGCCCGAATGTGACCTCTCTGAAAACTTCGcatccttttttgaaaatcgaacgtTTACGGACGTTGTCCTTTCCGTGAATGGTAAGGAGTATCCTGCCCACAAGACTGTATTGGCTGCTCGTAGTCCGGTTTTCTGTGCCATGTTCAAACACAGCACAAAAGAAAGCGAGCTCAATCGTGTAGAAATTGTGGATATTAACGAAGCGGTCGTggaagaaatgttgaaatacgTTTACACCGGAAAATGTGAAGTTTCAGACGAATTGGTCGAGGGATTATTGGCAGCAGCCGATAAATACGATTTGggtcgattaaaaattatgtgTGCGAAGAAATTAATCGAGGGATTGTCAGTCGAAAATGCAACGAATGTTCTTATATTGGCGGATATGCACCACCACGAGGATCTGAATCGTAAAACGATTAAGTTTATTGTAGCCAACTTTGCTCAAGTCTTGAACACTGTAGGTTGgcgaaatataattttatcgaaTCCTCAGTTAGTGACTGAAGTTTGCCAAGCTGTTGCTCTTAACCCTTAA
- the LOC135835117 gene encoding speckle-type POZ protein B-like isoform X18 — translation MSSGFCDSDCQSYGSKTKIHSDEARYVWTIEDFDFHEAKGERLFSPSFSSVKNNQVKWCFGLHPNGETDANDSISLYLHLSRCSSLESTKKIFAKTSFSILNKKNGEEYEDTTNVKEFSHPEITQGGWCIPEFIKKDDYFRNKLLLNNALTIRCEVKFSDMKGLTTSFHQCDCDIEMPECDLSKNFASFFESQTSTDVVLSVNGKDFHAHKTVLAARSPVFCAMFKHSTKENELNRVDIVDINEAVVEEMLKYIYTGKCDDLDELAEGLLAAADKYDLSRLKIMCAKKLIKGLSFENATNVLILADMHHHEDLNRKTIKFIVANFAQVLNTVGWKNMLLSNPQLVTEVCQAVALK, via the coding sequence ATGTCTTCGGGTTTTTGTGATTCAGATTGCCAATCGTATGGAAGTAAAACAAAAATCCACTCCGATGAAGCAAGGTACGTTTGGACGATTGAAGATTTCGATTTTCACGAGGCCAAAGGCGAACGATTATTTTCACCTTCGTTTTCATCtgtgaaaaataatcaagttAAATGGTGCTTTGGACTTCATCCTAACGGCGAAACCGATGCAAATGATTCCATTAGTCTGTATCTACATTTAAGTAGATGTAGCAGTTTGGAAAgcactaaaaaaatatttgcgaaAACTTCTTTTTCtattctgaacaaaaaaaatggagaagaaTACGAGGATACAACGAATGTCAAAGAATTCTCTCATCCTGAAATCACACAGGGTGGTTGGTGCATCCCagaattcattaaaaaagaTGATTACTTTAGAAACAAGTTGCTATTGAACAATGCATTGACGATTCGCTGTGAAGTGAAGTTTTCTGATATGAAAGGTCTCACTACAAGTTTTCATCAATGTGACTGTGACATTGAAATGCCCGAATGTGACCTCTCTAAAAACTTCGCATcgttttttgaaagtcaaacGTCAACAGACGTTGTCCTTTCCGTGAATGGTAAAGATTTTCATGCTCACAAGACTGTATTGGCTGCTCGTAGTCCGGTTTTCTGCGCCATGTTCAAACATAGCACGAAAGAAAACGAGCTCAATCGTGTAGATATTGTGGATATTAACGAAGCAGTCGTggaagaaatgttgaaatatatttaCACCGGGAAATGTGATGATTTAGATGAATTGGCCGAAGGATTATTGGCAGCAGCCGATAAATACGATTTGAGTCGATTGAAAATTATGTGTGCAAAGAAATTAATCAAGGGATTGTCATTCGAGAATGCAACGAATGTTCTTATATTGGCGGATATGCATCACCACGAAGATCTAAATCGTAAAACGATCAAGTTTATTGTAGCTAACTTTGCTCAAGTCTTGAACACTGTAGGTTggaaaaatatgcttttatCGAATCCTCAATTAGTGACTGAAGTTTGCCAAGCTGTTGCTCTCAAGTGA
- the LOC135835117 gene encoding speckle-type POZ protein B-like isoform X22, with translation MSSSFCNSDCQTNGCKRKTHSDEARYVWTITDFNVHEARGKALFSPPFPSVKNNQVKWCLELQPNGDTDAKDYIGLSLFLSKLSSLEKNKKIFAEAIFLVLDNENKETLEQFVVIREYPHPDIEDSGWGIDDFIEKDRYFRDELLLNNTLTIRCEVKFSDIRSFCGSGIKLPECDLSENYAALIKNQMLTDVVLSVNGKDYPAHKAVLAARSPVFCAMFSHHLKENELNRVDIVDINEAVVEEMLKYIYTGKCEVSDELVEGLLAAADKYDLGRLKIMCAQKLIEGLSVENATNVVILADMHHHEDLKREAIKFVVANFAKVLNTAGWQNRLSSNPRLVTEVCQEVSLLL, from the coding sequence atgtCTTCGAGTTTTTGTAATTCAGATTGCCAAACGAATGGATGTAAAAGAAAAACCCATTCCGATGAAGCAAGGTACGTTTGGACGATTACTGATTTCAATGTTCACGAGGCAAGAGGCAAAGCATTATTTTCGCCTCCGTTTCCATCTGTTAAGAATAATCAAGTTAAATGGTGCTTGGAGCTTCAACCTAACGGCGATACTGACGCAAAAGATTATATCGGTTTGTCCCTGTTTTTAAGTAAACTCAgcagtttggaaaaaaacaaaaaaatattcgcggAAGCTATATTTCTTGTTTTAGATAACGAAAATAAAGAAACATTAGAGCAATTTGTCGTCATTCGTGAATATCCTCATCCTGACATTGAGGACTCTGGTTGGGGCATCGATGATTTCATTGAAAAAGATAGATACTTTAGAGACGAATTGTTATTGAACAATACATTGACGATTCGCTGTGAAGTGAAGTTTTCTGATATAAGAAGTTTTTGTGGTAGTGGAATTAAATTGCCCGAATGTGACCTCTCTGAAAACTATGCAGCATTAATTAAAAACCAAATGTTAACGGACGTTGTACTTTCCGTGAATGGTAAAGATTATCCTGCCCATAAGGCTGTATTAGCTGCTCGTAGTCCAGTTTTCTGCGCTATGTTTTCACATCACTTGAAAGAAAACGAGCTCAATCGTGTAGATATTGTGGATATTAACGAAGCAGTCGTggaagaaatgttgaaatatatttaCACCGGGAAATGTGAAGTTTCAGACGAATTGGTCGAGGGATTATTGGCAGCAGCTGATAAATACGATTTGGGTCGATTGAAAATTATGTGTGCACAGAAATTAATCGAGGGATTGTCAGTGGAGAATGCAACGAATGTTGTTATATTGGCAGATATGCACCACCACGAAGATCTGAAACGTGAAGCGATCAAGTTTGTGGTAGCCAACTTTGCTAAAGTCTTGAACACTGCAGGTTGGCAAAATAGGCTTTCATCGAATCCTCGACTGGTGACTGAAGTTTGTCAAGAAGTATCACTACTTTTGTAA
- the LOC135834026 gene encoding speckle-type POZ protein B-like, protein MFTHTTKVNELNRVDIEDINEAVMDGMLKYIYTGKCDDSDELAEELLAAADKYDLCGLKIICAKKLIRRLSIENATNVLILADMHHFEDLKHQVIKFIVTNCTEVLNTEAWLENLSSNLKLANEVCQAIARK, encoded by the coding sequence ATGTTCACCCACACTACGAAAGTAAACGAGCTCAATCGAGTAGATATTGAGGATATTAATGAAGCTGTTATGGATGGAATGTTGAAATACATTTACACCGGGAAATGCGATGATTCGGATGAATTGGCCGAAGAATTATTGGCAGCAGCCGATAAATACGATTTGTGtggattgaaaattatatgtgCAAAGAAGCTAATCAGGAGATTGTCAATTGAGAATGCAACGAATGTTCTTATATTGGCCGATATGCATCATTTTGAAGACCTAAAACATCAAGTGATCAAGTTTATTGTTACCAACTGTACTGAAGTTTTGAACACTGAAGCCTGGTTAGAAAATCTTTCATCAAATCTTAAATTGGCGAATGAAGTTTGTCAAGCCATTGCTCGTAAATGA